The Micromonospora sp. Llam0 genome includes a window with the following:
- a CDS encoding sigma-70 family RNA polymerase sigma factor — MIVHPGAASVPASASAGIDAQLRALYDGPAPGLLRYLVRLTNGDRHRAEDLLQETLVRAWRHPESRTESGEWRRSWLYTVARNIAIDDLRTTRPVELVGDLLDDHPDEDDPVGRAIDAGVVHAALDALPERQRTVLVEIYLHERSGEEAAQRLGVPVGTVKSRTFYALQALRELLDPVAASVSHRGSARSSGPVALR; from the coding sequence ATGATCGTGCATCCTGGCGCTGCGTCGGTACCGGCGTCGGCATCAGCCGGCATCGACGCGCAGCTGCGTGCGCTGTACGACGGCCCGGCACCGGGTCTACTGCGTTACCTGGTCCGGCTCACCAACGGGGACCGGCACCGGGCCGAGGACCTGCTGCAGGAGACCCTGGTACGGGCCTGGCGGCACCCGGAGTCGCGTACCGAGTCGGGCGAGTGGCGCCGGTCCTGGCTCTACACCGTCGCCCGCAACATCGCCATCGACGACCTGCGGACCACCCGGCCGGTCGAGCTGGTCGGGGATCTGCTCGACGACCACCCGGACGAGGACGACCCGGTCGGGCGGGCGATCGACGCGGGAGTGGTGCACGCCGCACTGGACGCCTTGCCGGAACGGCAGCGAACCGTACTCGTCGAGATCTATCTGCACGAACGGTCCGGTGAGGAGGCCGCGCAGCGGCTCGGGGTGCCCGTCGGCACCGTCAAGTCGCGCACCTTCTACGCCCTGCAGGCGCTGCGGGAGTTGCTCGACCCCGTCGCGGCGTCGGTCAGCCATCGAGGATCTGCAAGGTCCAGCGGGCCGGTGGCCCTGCGGTGA
- a CDS encoding YbaB/EbfC family nucleoid-associated protein, protein MTSAWEARIEQGMAEVRRYQEDLARMQRSLLERNASVTTADRAITVVVGAQGDVQDIEFHGAAYRSMAGPDLAKAILGAYRQAREKMAAETDQVVRSFVERGTGIRDTMVGDNPLEELLGPIRRAARAAGGLDADPRGRN, encoded by the coding sequence ATGACCTCCGCGTGGGAGGCCCGGATCGAACAGGGCATGGCAGAGGTCCGTCGCTACCAGGAGGACCTGGCCCGGATGCAGCGGTCGTTACTGGAGCGCAACGCTTCGGTCACCACTGCCGACCGGGCGATCACCGTGGTGGTGGGTGCGCAGGGCGATGTGCAGGACATCGAGTTCCACGGCGCCGCGTACCGGTCGATGGCCGGCCCCGACCTGGCCAAGGCGATCCTCGGCGCCTACCGGCAGGCCCGGGAGAAGATGGCGGCCGAAACCGATCAGGTGGTGCGGTCGTTCGTCGAACGCGGAACCGGCATCCGGGACACCATGGTCGGTGACAACCCGCTGGAGGAGTTGCTCGGCCCGATCCGCCGCGCCGCCCGCGCCGCCGGCGGACTCGACGCCGACCCCCGGGGTCGGAACTAG
- a CDS encoding right-handed parallel beta-helix repeat-containing protein, whose amino-acid sequence MTRQVLTVDPSRPGGHRTITDALRAAHAGALITVAAGQYDERLSITTVVTIVAADGRGSVRITTRTGPVVRVLGEAVKLSGLVLQGQDAESATLEVLRGQVETDDCEVVGAGWTAVLAANQGAVAMRGCRVVNPEGAGVVDTSGAGSVLEDCVVEHVGTSALVIAERGDPVVRRCVLRDARGNGICANGQGRGLIEDCEVSATDKPAIALEQQCTTRIRRTAVRDTDIGVYVTSKSRVTLTDCQISDTRSHGMVLGDVSDPVVDGLRMDRPGGHGICVVEQARGTFNRCEVTEARLDGLFVKGAAGPVLTDLTVRRSGGCGVAVLERANPQLHRLTVDQGTGAAVRVDDSATPLLRDCRLTGTDGPGLLIEGGGQGRIEGGEIADTGDDGVRVTGSAHPRLTAVTVRNVAHNGVSVAGRARVTVTDCESTGAGGHGMLADEQGQLVADRSRSLRNRRHGVQVAGAARVSLTGCTVSENSGDGVRVDSAEPVTLTDCQLTGNRGAGLREGVGAARVSADNVVDRDNESAAATGPDGLPADSGPGDSPLRQLQAMVGLPTVKRQLTSLVDLNRMAQRRRAAGLPVPPTSRHVIFAGPPGTGKTTVARLYGGILAELGVLRSGHLVEVGRGDLVAQVIGGTAIKTTEVFTAALGGVLFIDEAYTLTAQESTGGHDFGREAVDTLVKLMEDHRDEVVVIAAGYSDDMRRFAASNPGLASRFSRTITFDDYTSDEMVTIVGRLAEQHRYRLGPGTAEALTAHFDRMPRDRTFGNGRTARQTFEEMVDRQAGRLAAQPDVDGDELTTLLPPDVGEQHTAGPDPADAPGPVERLRGMTGLQGVKDAVEDLVNLLAAARMRRAAGLPAMSIDNHLVFAGPPGTGKTTVARLYGELLTSLGLLRTGQLIEVARADIVGRYIGQTAQLTQEAFERARGGVLFIDEAYTLTSAGGAIADFGQEAVDTLLKLMEDHRDDVVVIAAGYSTQMRQFLASNPGLASRFSRTITFDSYSDDELVAIVEQAAAADGYECDPRTVSALREHFAAVPRTETFGNARYARTLLQAMVTRQAGRLLARPGASVDELRLLLPDDLPQRVGVG is encoded by the coding sequence GTGACGCGCCAGGTGTTGACGGTCGACCCGTCCCGCCCCGGGGGCCACCGCACGATCACCGACGCTCTCCGCGCCGCCCACGCCGGCGCGTTGATCACGGTCGCCGCGGGTCAGTACGACGAGCGGCTGTCCATCACGACCGTGGTCACCATCGTCGCCGCCGACGGACGTGGTTCGGTGCGGATCACCACCCGCACCGGCCCGGTGGTCCGGGTGCTCGGCGAGGCCGTCAAGCTGTCCGGCCTGGTCCTGCAGGGACAGGATGCCGAGAGCGCCACCCTGGAAGTCCTGCGCGGTCAGGTGGAGACGGACGACTGCGAGGTCGTCGGCGCCGGCTGGACGGCGGTGCTGGCCGCCAACCAGGGCGCGGTGGCGATGCGCGGCTGCCGGGTGGTCAACCCGGAAGGCGCCGGGGTGGTCGACACCTCCGGCGCAGGCAGTGTGCTGGAGGACTGCGTCGTCGAGCACGTCGGCACGTCGGCGCTGGTGATCGCCGAACGCGGCGATCCGGTGGTCCGCCGGTGCGTGCTGCGCGACGCCCGCGGCAACGGCATCTGCGCCAACGGGCAGGGCCGGGGGTTGATCGAGGACTGCGAGGTGTCGGCGACCGACAAACCGGCGATCGCTCTCGAACAGCAGTGCACCACGCGGATCCGGCGGACTGCCGTCCGGGACACCGACATCGGTGTCTACGTGACGAGCAAGTCCCGGGTGACGCTGACCGACTGCCAGATCAGCGACACCCGTAGCCACGGCATGGTCCTCGGTGACGTCTCCGACCCGGTCGTGGACGGGCTGCGGATGGACCGTCCCGGCGGTCACGGCATCTGCGTGGTCGAGCAGGCCCGGGGCACCTTCAACCGGTGTGAGGTCACCGAGGCACGACTGGACGGGCTGTTCGTGAAGGGCGCCGCCGGGCCGGTGCTGACCGACCTGACCGTACGGCGGTCCGGCGGCTGCGGCGTCGCGGTGCTCGAGCGGGCCAACCCGCAGTTGCACCGGTTGACCGTCGACCAGGGCACCGGGGCGGCGGTACGGGTCGACGACTCGGCGACCCCGCTGCTGCGCGACTGTCGACTGACCGGGACCGACGGTCCGGGTCTGCTGATCGAGGGCGGCGGTCAGGGCCGGATCGAGGGCGGTGAGATCGCCGACACCGGGGACGATGGAGTACGGGTCACCGGCTCGGCGCACCCCCGGCTGACCGCGGTGACCGTCCGCAACGTGGCCCACAACGGCGTGTCCGTCGCGGGACGGGCCCGGGTGACCGTGACCGACTGCGAGTCCACCGGAGCCGGCGGGCACGGGATGCTCGCCGACGAGCAGGGGCAGCTGGTCGCCGACCGGAGTCGCAGCCTGCGTAACCGTCGGCACGGTGTACAGGTCGCCGGCGCGGCCCGGGTGTCACTCACCGGCTGCACGGTAAGTGAGAACAGCGGCGACGGTGTCCGGGTCGACAGCGCCGAGCCGGTGACGTTGACCGACTGCCAGCTGACCGGCAACCGGGGTGCCGGCCTGCGCGAAGGCGTCGGCGCCGCCCGGGTCAGCGCCGACAACGTGGTGGACCGCGACAACGAGTCGGCCGCTGCCACCGGCCCCGACGGGCTCCCAGCGGACTCCGGCCCGGGCGACAGTCCGCTGCGGCAGTTGCAGGCCATGGTGGGGCTGCCGACGGTGAAACGGCAGCTGACCAGCCTCGTGGACCTGAACCGGATGGCCCAGCGGCGGCGGGCCGCCGGTCTGCCGGTGCCACCGACCAGCCGGCACGTGATCTTCGCCGGCCCCCCGGGCACCGGCAAGACCACCGTCGCCCGGCTCTACGGTGGCATCCTCGCCGAGCTCGGTGTGCTGCGCAGCGGGCACCTGGTCGAGGTCGGCCGGGGCGATCTCGTCGCGCAGGTGATCGGCGGCACGGCGATCAAGACCACCGAGGTGTTCACCGCCGCGCTCGGCGGGGTGCTGTTCATCGACGAGGCGTACACGTTGACCGCGCAGGAGTCCACCGGCGGGCACGACTTCGGTCGGGAGGCGGTCGACACCCTGGTCAAGCTGATGGAGGACCACCGCGACGAGGTCGTGGTGATCGCCGCCGGCTACTCCGACGACATGCGCCGGTTCGCCGCGTCCAACCCCGGGCTGGCGTCGCGGTTCAGCCGGACCATCACCTTCGACGACTACACCAGCGACGAGATGGTGACGATCGTCGGCCGACTCGCCGAACAGCACCGCTACCGGCTCGGGCCGGGCACCGCCGAGGCGCTCACCGCCCACTTCGACCGGATGCCGCGGGACCGGACGTTCGGCAACGGTCGGACCGCCCGGCAGACCTTCGAGGAGATGGTGGACCGGCAGGCCGGCAGGCTCGCCGCCCAGCCCGACGTGGACGGCGACGAGCTGACCACGCTGCTGCCGCCCGACGTCGGCGAGCAGCACACCGCCGGGCCGGACCCGGCGGACGCGCCCGGCCCGGTCGAGCGGCTGCGTGGCATGACCGGTCTGCAGGGGGTGAAGGACGCCGTCGAGGATCTGGTCAACCTGCTGGCGGCGGCCCGGATGCGCCGCGCCGCCGGGCTGCCCGCGATGTCGATCGACAACCATCTGGTGTTCGCCGGGCCACCCGGGACCGGCAAGACGACCGTGGCGCGACTCTACGGGGAGCTGCTGACCTCACTCGGGTTGTTGCGGACCGGGCAGCTGATCGAGGTCGCCCGGGCGGACATCGTGGGTCGCTACATCGGTCAGACCGCGCAGCTGACCCAGGAGGCGTTCGAACGCGCCCGGGGCGGGGTGCTGTTCATCGACGAGGCGTACACCCTGACCTCGGCCGGCGGCGCGATCGCCGACTTCGGTCAGGAGGCGGTCGACACGCTGCTGAAGCTGATGGAGGACCACCGCGACGACGTCGTGGTGATCGCCGCCGGCTACTCGACGCAGATGCGTCAGTTCCTGGCATCGAACCCCGGGCTGGCGTCCCGGTTCAGCCGGACCATCACCTTCGACAGCTACTCGGACGACGAGTTGGTGGCCATCGTCGAACAGGCTGCGGCCGCCGACGGGTACGAGTGCGATCCGCGGACCGTGTCGGCGCTGCGGGAGCACTTCGCCGCCGTACCCCGGACCGAGACGTTCGGCAACGCCCGGTACGCGCGGACGCTGCTGCAGGCCATGGTGACCCGGCAGGCCGGCCGGCTGCTCGCCCGGCCCGGGGCCAGCGTCGACGAGCTGCGGCTGCTGCTGCCCGACGACCTTCCGCAACGCGTCGGCGTCGGCTGA
- the eccCa gene encoding type VII secretion protein EccCa — MTLQEPPELPEPVSGLSQMLSYLPMALASLGMVIIFLRPVGGGGAGLTVFAVGLILIAALAMVLSQVVRTARDRKRQLHGERRDYLSYLSRIRRQVRAAVISHHRAQQWRHPDPQALPNFVGTSRMWERRPSHDDFTEVRVATGVQPLGLRFHPLHTKPVENLEPLSAHALRRFVEAYRTVPDQPITVTLARYARVLLHGDRPTAVALVRALLAELAVFHGPEEARIVVVADGAVRQRWEWVKWLPHALHPADDDGAGPVRLFTDRVADLERLLGEEFAARGGFTAEAVASVDEPYVVVLLDGVEVPDNHRIRYDGYRNVTVLDLVGALPWRTGAQTLWLRISAQQVESVTAAPDQSERVTVLGRPTRLGPATATALATALAPLRLSGGLDGGEALTADVELTSMLGIADLNRHEPAQLWRLWPAERRLRVPIGVSADGRAVELDIKESARGGMGPHGLLIGATGSGKSELLRTLVLGLALTHSSEELNFILVDFKGGATFLGLDQLPHTSAVITNLADEEALVGRMEDALNGEIVRRQEVLRRVGVTSAADYAARRARTDPALAPLPSLFVVVDEFSELLAAHRDFIDLFVMIGRLGRSLGVHLLLASQRLDEGRVHQLESHLSYRIGLRTFSAMESRGVLGVPDAYELPSQPGNGFLKTDVTTMVRFKAAYVSGRYRPARRSDPGAGVATGVLPYRSGWVDPPGADQPPPTEPDSGESGTDDEAPSLLETALDRLRDSGPPAHQVWLPPLGDPPSLDDLLPALTTDPARGLTWRRRPDPAQLSVPVGVVDRPFDQRRDLLTVDLAGAGGHVGVAGGPQSGKSTLLRTLIMSLALSHTPDEVQIYCLDFGGGLLSGVARLPHVGGVAGRLDSERISRTIAEVLEVMSRRERLFATAGVDSMVDFRRRRAAGEFPDEAHGDVFLVVDGWATVRHDLIDLTPAFTSIVSRGLSYGVHLVVAAARWGEISTNLRDLLGTRLELRLGDAVDSMVNMRVAQTVPKIPGRGITETKLHFLTALPRLSHLVRDAGDPGDGVAATVDAVHAAWPGRRAPAVRMLPVVLTADRLPAADGSLRVPLGWEGQTLGVQWHDFEENPHLVVAGDAETGKTNLLRLVTAAVVARYRPDEARVMAVDVRRGLYDAIPTEHQLGYGVSASGIKQMVESVARAMRQRLPDSSITPAQLRRRDWWQGPELYLVVDDYDMVSNSSGANPFGPLLEFLAQGTELGLHLVVARSANGLSRAMMDPLLRTLMEVNSPALLLSCPPAEGMLFNNVRPRVLPTGRAQHITRRRVTEVQTALIEPDPPTDPVG, encoded by the coding sequence ATGACCCTCCAGGAGCCACCGGAGCTTCCCGAGCCGGTCAGCGGCCTGTCACAGATGCTGAGCTACCTGCCGATGGCGCTCGCCTCACTCGGCATGGTGATCATCTTCCTGCGGCCGGTGGGCGGCGGCGGTGCCGGCCTGACCGTGTTCGCGGTGGGCCTGATCCTGATCGCCGCCCTGGCCATGGTGCTGAGCCAGGTGGTCCGGACCGCACGCGACCGGAAACGACAGCTGCACGGCGAACGGCGCGACTACCTCAGCTACCTGAGCCGGATCCGCCGGCAGGTGCGAGCCGCCGTGATCAGCCACCATCGGGCCCAGCAGTGGCGCCACCCGGATCCGCAGGCGCTGCCGAACTTCGTCGGCACCTCCCGGATGTGGGAACGTCGACCGAGTCACGACGACTTCACCGAGGTCCGGGTGGCCACCGGTGTGCAGCCACTCGGGCTGCGCTTCCACCCGCTGCACACCAAACCGGTGGAGAACCTCGAACCGTTGTCCGCCCACGCGCTGCGACGCTTCGTCGAGGCGTACCGCACCGTGCCGGACCAGCCGATCACCGTGACGCTCGCCCGCTACGCCCGGGTGCTGCTGCACGGCGACCGGCCCACCGCCGTGGCGCTCGTGCGGGCCCTGCTCGCCGAACTGGCGGTGTTCCACGGGCCGGAGGAGGCCCGGATCGTCGTCGTCGCCGACGGCGCGGTGCGCCAACGGTGGGAGTGGGTCAAGTGGCTGCCACACGCTCTGCACCCGGCCGACGACGACGGTGCCGGCCCGGTCCGGCTGTTCACCGACCGGGTGGCCGACCTGGAACGTCTGCTCGGTGAGGAGTTCGCCGCCCGAGGCGGGTTCACCGCCGAAGCGGTCGCCAGTGTCGACGAGCCGTACGTCGTCGTTCTGCTCGACGGCGTCGAGGTACCCGACAACCACCGGATCCGGTACGACGGGTACCGCAACGTCACGGTGCTGGACCTGGTCGGCGCGTTGCCGTGGCGCACCGGAGCACAGACGCTCTGGCTGCGGATCTCTGCGCAGCAGGTCGAATCCGTCACCGCCGCCCCCGACCAGTCCGAACGGGTGACCGTGCTGGGCCGCCCGACCCGGCTCGGCCCGGCGACCGCCACCGCGCTCGCCACCGCGCTCGCCCCGCTGCGACTCAGCGGAGGGCTGGACGGCGGGGAGGCGCTGACCGCCGACGTCGAACTGACCTCCATGCTCGGCATCGCCGACCTGAACCGGCACGAGCCGGCGCAGCTGTGGCGGCTCTGGCCGGCCGAACGCCGGCTGCGGGTCCCGATCGGGGTGTCCGCCGACGGGCGCGCCGTCGAACTCGACATCAAGGAGTCCGCACGCGGCGGGATGGGCCCGCACGGGCTGCTGATCGGCGCCACCGGGTCCGGCAAGTCGGAGCTGCTGCGCACCCTGGTGCTCGGGCTGGCGTTGACCCACTCGTCGGAGGAGCTCAACTTCATCCTGGTCGACTTCAAAGGCGGGGCGACGTTCCTCGGGCTGGACCAGTTGCCGCACACCTCGGCGGTGATCACCAACCTCGCCGATGAGGAGGCGCTGGTCGGCCGGATGGAGGACGCCCTCAACGGCGAGATCGTCCGCCGCCAGGAGGTGCTGCGCCGGGTCGGGGTGACCTCCGCCGCCGACTACGCGGCCCGCCGCGCCCGTACCGACCCGGCACTCGCCCCGCTGCCCAGCCTGTTCGTGGTGGTCGACGAGTTCAGCGAGCTGCTCGCCGCGCACCGGGACTTCATCGACCTGTTCGTCATGATCGGCCGGCTCGGTCGCAGCCTCGGCGTGCACCTGCTGCTGGCCTCGCAGCGGCTCGACGAGGGCCGGGTGCACCAGCTCGAGTCGCACCTGTCGTACCGGATCGGTCTGCGGACCTTCTCCGCGATGGAGAGTCGTGGCGTCCTCGGCGTGCCGGACGCGTACGAGCTGCCGTCGCAGCCGGGCAACGGGTTCCTCAAGACCGATGTGACGACGATGGTGCGGTTCAAGGCGGCCTACGTCTCGGGCCGGTACCGGCCGGCCCGTCGTTCCGACCCGGGAGCCGGCGTCGCGACCGGGGTGCTGCCCTACCGCAGCGGCTGGGTCGACCCGCCCGGCGCCGACCAACCACCGCCGACAGAACCTGATTCCGGCGAGTCCGGCACCGACGACGAGGCGCCGTCGTTGCTGGAGACCGCGTTGGACCGGCTCCGCGACAGCGGTCCGCCGGCGCACCAGGTGTGGCTGCCGCCGTTGGGTGACCCGCCGTCCCTCGACGACCTGCTGCCGGCGTTGACCACCGACCCGGCGCGCGGGCTGACCTGGCGCCGCCGCCCGGATCCGGCCCAGCTGTCCGTCCCGGTCGGGGTCGTGGACCGCCCCTTCGACCAGCGACGGGACCTGCTCACCGTCGACCTCGCCGGGGCCGGGGGACATGTCGGCGTCGCCGGCGGGCCGCAGAGCGGCAAGAGCACCCTGCTCCGTACGCTGATCATGAGCCTGGCCCTGTCGCACACCCCGGACGAGGTCCAGATCTACTGCCTGGATTTCGGCGGCGGCCTGCTCTCCGGCGTCGCCCGACTGCCGCACGTCGGCGGGGTCGCCGGTCGGCTCGACAGTGAGCGGATCAGCCGTACCATCGCGGAGGTCCTAGAGGTGATGAGCCGCCGGGAGCGGCTGTTCGCCACCGCCGGAGTGGACTCGATGGTCGACTTCCGCCGCCGGCGCGCCGCCGGCGAGTTCCCGGACGAGGCGCACGGTGACGTGTTCCTGGTCGTCGACGGATGGGCCACCGTCCGGCACGACCTGATCGACCTCACCCCGGCGTTCACCAGCATCGTGTCCCGTGGGCTGAGCTACGGCGTGCACCTGGTCGTGGCGGCGGCCCGGTGGGGTGAGATCTCCACCAACCTGCGGGACCTGCTCGGCACCCGGCTCGAACTGCGGCTCGGCGACGCCGTCGACTCGATGGTCAACATGCGGGTCGCGCAGACCGTGCCGAAGATCCCCGGCCGGGGCATCACCGAGACCAAACTGCACTTCCTGACCGCGCTGCCGCGGCTGTCGCATCTGGTCCGCGACGCCGGTGACCCGGGTGACGGGGTGGCCGCCACCGTCGACGCGGTCCACGCGGCCTGGCCGGGCCGGCGGGCCCCGGCGGTACGGATGCTGCCGGTGGTGCTCACCGCCGACCGGCTGCCGGCGGCGGACGGGTCGCTGCGGGTGCCGCTCGGCTGGGAGGGGCAGACCCTGGGGGTGCAGTGGCACGACTTCGAGGAGAACCCGCACCTGGTCGTCGCCGGTGACGCCGAGACCGGCAAGACGAATCTGCTCAGGCTGGTCACCGCAGCCGTCGTGGCCCGGTACCGCCCGGACGAGGCCCGGGTGATGGCGGTCGACGTGCGACGCGGCCTCTACGACGCCATCCCCACCGAGCACCAGCTCGGCTACGGCGTGTCGGCGTCCGGGATCAAGCAGATGGTCGAGTCGGTGGCCCGGGCGATGCGCCAGCGACTGCCCGACTCCAGCATCACCCCGGCTCAACTGCGTCGCCGTGACTGGTGGCAGGGCCCGGAACTCTACCTCGTGGTCGACGACTACGACATGGTGTCCAACTCGTCCGGGGCCAACCCGTTCGGCCCGTTGCTGGAGTTCCTGGCCCAGGGCACGGAGCTGGGCCTGCACCTGGTGGTGGCGCGCAGCGCAAACGGCCTGTCCCGGGCCATGATGGACCCGCTGCTGCGGACCTTGATGGAGGTCAACAGCCCGGCCCTGCTGCTGTCCTGCCCACCGGCCGAAGGGATGCTGTTCAACAACGTCCGGCCCCGGGTGCTGCCGACCGGCCGGGCGCAGCACATCACCCGGCGGCGGGTGACCGAGGTGCAGACGGCACTCATCGAGCCCGACCCGCCGACGGACCCGGTCGGCTGA
- the eccD gene encoding type VII secretion integral membrane protein EccD: MADVDTLCRLVVVVPSGRVELAVPTDVVVAEVLPAVVRLGGEDLAEAGIPHGGWALQRLDGSRLDGEQTLRQAGLVDGEQLHLRPYYAEIPAVHFDDMVDGVETTMADRPDTWRPAWTRALLLAWLGGALVLLLVLLAGAGRPGTFATLAVGVIGLGVAAAVARARVHPAAAGVLACGGTAYVAVGVTVFAPGTGAALLLAGLSVVAAALVAVPAVGSRTAPVFAAGCLAGTLAALGGVTLLVGATAAGAAAIVAVTTVVVDSLLPATAFRLSGLRMPMLPTDAGQLADEVDPLPDTGVRRRTARADVFLNWLYLASGTVAGACLFVLAGQDGWWTFTLTAVLTLRLLLHALVLRARWQRLAAVVPGSGAVVLILLDLVARTGQVGFLVIVGVLLAVSAGLVVASHYVPGRRFVPYWGRAADLAHTVAAAVTVPLMLQVLGLYGLIRSVMG, translated from the coding sequence GTGGCAGACGTCGACACCCTGTGCCGACTGGTCGTCGTGGTGCCCTCGGGGCGGGTCGAGTTGGCGGTGCCGACCGACGTGGTGGTCGCCGAGGTGCTGCCGGCCGTGGTGCGCCTGGGCGGCGAGGACCTCGCCGAGGCGGGCATCCCGCACGGCGGTTGGGCGCTGCAGCGGCTCGACGGCAGCCGGCTCGACGGGGAGCAGACCCTGCGCCAGGCCGGCCTGGTCGACGGCGAACAGCTGCACCTGCGGCCGTACTACGCCGAGATCCCGGCGGTGCACTTCGACGACATGGTCGACGGGGTGGAGACCACCATGGCCGACCGCCCCGACACCTGGCGGCCGGCGTGGACCAGGGCGCTGCTGCTGGCCTGGTTGGGCGGCGCGCTCGTGCTGCTGCTGGTCCTGCTGGCCGGGGCAGGCCGGCCGGGGACGTTCGCGACGCTGGCCGTCGGCGTGATCGGGCTCGGCGTGGCCGCCGCGGTGGCCCGGGCCCGGGTGCATCCGGCGGCGGCCGGCGTGCTGGCCTGCGGCGGTACGGCGTACGTCGCGGTCGGGGTCACCGTCTTCGCGCCGGGTACCGGGGCCGCCCTGCTGCTGGCCGGACTGTCGGTGGTGGCGGCGGCACTGGTCGCGGTGCCGGCCGTCGGATCCCGTACCGCGCCGGTGTTCGCCGCCGGGTGCCTGGCGGGCACCCTGGCGGCGCTCGGCGGGGTCACCCTGCTGGTCGGCGCCACCGCCGCAGGTGCGGCGGCGATCGTCGCCGTGACCACGGTGGTGGTCGACTCGCTGCTGCCGGCCACCGCGTTCCGGCTGTCCGGGCTGCGGATGCCGATGCTGCCGACCGACGCCGGCCAGTTGGCCGACGAGGTCGACCCGTTGCCGGACACCGGTGTCCGGCGACGCACGGCCCGCGCCGACGTGTTCCTCAACTGGCTGTACCTGGCCAGCGGCACGGTGGCCGGCGCCTGCCTGTTCGTGCTGGCCGGGCAGGACGGCTGGTGGACGTTCACCCTCACCGCGGTGCTCACGCTGCGGCTGCTGCTGCACGCCCTGGTGCTGCGGGCCCGCTGGCAGCGGCTGGCCGCCGTCGTACCGGGCAGCGGTGCGGTGGTGCTGATCCTGCTCGACCTGGTGGCGCGGACCGGCCAGGTCGGTTTCCTGGTGATCGTCGGCGTCCTGCTCGCCGTCTCGGCTGGGCTCGTCGTGGCCAGCCACTACGTTCCCGGCCGACGGTTCGTGCCGTACTGGGGACGGGCGGCGGACCTGGCGCACACCGTGGCGGCCGCGGTGACGGTGCCGCTGATGCTCCAGGTGCTCGGCCTGTACGGCCTGATCCGCAGCGTGATGGGCTGA